The following proteins are encoded in a genomic region of Necator americanus strain Aroian chromosome II, whole genome shotgun sequence:
- a CDS encoding hypothetical protein (NECATOR_CHRII.G6471.T2) — protein sequence MTICTYNARTFVSDAAIEDLMMQARKIKYDVIGLTETRRRYPVSAVYDTGEEQEAIKKDIKERKAVELAEAANAGKSILFHPSELPKSQNNNDCSPDPRWNNYNIEKGDGEGRLRLLLGSLRQPRPLASSPSEGRCTCHSKGYPFRSPTCHHPELINTLARLFTRHLSECRVPKQWEASSIVLLYRKGDLQDIGNHRPICLLSVIYKLFTRVILNRRERILDEGQPREQAKFRKGLTTDQIRPVSKLVQVTREYKMPLCLIFIDLKKALDTVETEAENETLDNESVPSSHTHDDISATLENTMRGLKWDNMRVKVDSWHLHHFRFADGIVLITSSINHAERMLNEFDETSKKIGF from the exons atgacgatctgtacttacaacgccCGTACGTTTGTATCAGAtgcggccattgaagatctgatgatgcaagctaggaagattaagtacgacgtcatcggactgaccgagacaaGACGACGCTACCCAGTTAGCGCTGTGtatgacactggagaagaaca AGAGgctataaaaaaagatattaaagagagaaaagcagtagagttggctgaagctgcaaaTGCGGGAAAGAGCATTCTCTTCCACCCGTCGGAACTTCCCAAATCGCAAAACAACAAcgactgctctccggacccgagatggaacaactacaacatcgagaagggggatggagaaggTCGTTTACGACTTCTACTcggatctcttcgacagccacgtccacttgcctcctcaccatctgagggaagatgtacatgtcattccaaaggttatcccttccgaagtccgacatgccatcat CCAGAACTCATCAACACgctggcgaggctcttcactcgtCATCTGTCAGAATGCAGGGTACCTAAACAATGGGAAGCCAGCAGTATCGTGCTGTTGTATAGGAAGGGAGACCTGCAAGACATCGGCAACCATCGCCCAATttgcttactgtctgtcatctacaagctcttcacaagagtaatcctaaatagaagagaaagaatcttagatgaaggacaaccaCGCGAGCAAGCAAAGTTCCGAAAAGGGTTGACGACTGACCAAATACGCCCCGTTTCAAAACTTGTACAAGTAACGCGAGAGTACAAAATGCCACTGTGTCTCattttcatcgacttgaagaaagccCTCGATACAGTTGAAACCGAAGCGGAAAACGAGACCTTGGACAACGAAAGCGTCCCTAGTTCACACACACATGATGATATTTc tgccactctcgagaacacGATGCGAGGATTGAAATGGGATAACATGAGAGTGAAAGTTGACAGTTGGCATTTACACCattttcgtttcgctgatggcATCGTTttgataacatctagcatcaatcatgcggaacggatgctgaacgaatttgatgaaacgagTAAAAAGATCGGTTTTTAA
- a CDS encoding hypothetical protein (NECATOR_CHRII.G6470.T1): MTVDQCPANIILAPCGHPLIDRSKLRRQCCYIRGKQYESSTCCQSKLAAAYGLRLRPDKCKQMWISSRPQAGIRVDGPTIELVDEFCFLTCMLKNVSHEKDIQHKRTKATCAIRSMKCLWWTPSPAKWSLSAIRPIMMCGSETSPALATVMESFDCRERELFTRLLGYFCSKVCEDEDVYVEIDVVYRDDTWKVSTSCSTIESSYRKSSPFLCSHTGEDCRSPCSTSSEQFVGFKQQKVTCPKMENEGGKRRLEDTRRT; encoded by the coding sequence ATGACAGTCGACCAATGTCCTGCCAATATCATCCTAGCACCATGCGGACACCCCTTGATCGATCGATCTAAATTACGCCGACagtgttgttatattcgcggaaagcagtacgaaagttcaacatgttgtcaatcaaagttggctgcagcctatggattacgtctacgccctgataaatgcaaacagatgtggatctcttcgagacctcaagcaggaatcagggtggacggaccaACGATCGAACtagtcgatgagttctgtttcCTAacctgtatgctgaaaaacgtcagccacgagaaagatattcagcacaAGCGCACTAAGGCCACTTGTGCAATTAGATCAATGAAATGTCTGTGGTGGACCCCATCACCAGCTAAGTGGAgtctatccgcaattcgccccatcatgatgtgcGGATCGGAGACTTCGCCAGCACTGGCAACCGTGATGGAGAGTTTTGATTGCAGGGAAAGGGAGCTGTTTACAaggctgcttggctacttttgctCTAAGGTGTGCGAAGATGAAGATGTGTACGTAgaaatcgatgtggtgtacagggatgacacgtggaaggtatcaacatcttgcagcACCATCGAAAGTAGCTACAGAAAATCATCTCCGTTTCTTTGCTCACATACTGGGGAGGActgcagatcgccttgttcaacgagttctgagcagtttgtcgggttcaagcAGCAAAAGGTCACGTGTccgaaaatggaaaatgaaggTGGCAAAAGAAGacttgaggacactcggcgtacATAA
- a CDS encoding hypothetical protein (NECATOR_CHRII.G6471.T1) has translation MNMTEPWNISITVRIRVMSLYVSVEQHEKRKNKGRAPKLARFRREAIKKDIKERKAVELAEAANAGKSILFHPSELPKSQNNNDCSPDPRWNNYNIEKGDGEGRLRLLLGSLRQPRPLASSPSEGRCTCHSKDEGQPREQAKFRKGLTTDQIRPVSKLVQVTREYKMPLCLIFIDLKKALDTVETEAENETLDNESVPSSHTHDDISATLENTMRGLKWDNMRVKVDSWHLHHFRFADGIVLITSSINHAERMLNEFDETSKKIGF, from the exons ATGAATATGACCGAGCCGTGGAACATCTCCATTACCGTACGAATAAGAGTTATG AGCTTATACGTCAGCGTAGAGCAgcatgagaaaagaaagaacaaaggaCGCGCGCCTAAGCTCGCAAGGTTTCGCAGAGAGgctataaaaaaagatattaaagagagaaaagcagtagagttggctgaagctgcaaaTGCGGGAAAGAGCATTCTCTTCCACCCGTCGGAACTTCCCAAATCGCAAAACAACAAcgactgctctccggacccgagatggaacaactacaacatcgagaagggggatggagaaggTCGTTTACGACTTCTACTcggatctcttcgacagccacgtccacttgcctcctcaccatctgagggaagatgtacatgtcattccaaag atgaaggacaaccaCGCGAGCAAGCAAAGTTCCGAAAAGGGTTGACGACTGACCAAATACGCCCCGTTTCAAAACTTGTACAAGTAACGCGAGAGTACAAAATGCCACTGTGTCTCattttcatcgacttgaagaaagccCTCGATACAGTTGAAACCGAAGCGGAAAACGAGACCTTGGACAACGAAAGCGTCCCTAGTTCACACACACATGATGATATTTc tgccactctcgagaacacGATGCGAGGATTGAAATGGGATAACATGAGAGTGAAAGTTGACAGTTGGCATTTACACCattttcgtttcgctgatggcATCGTTttgataacatctagcatcaatcatgcggaacggatgctgaacgaatttgatgaaacgagTAAAAAGATCGGTTTTTAA